The following is a genomic window from Strix uralensis isolate ZFMK-TIS-50842 chromosome 3, bStrUra1, whole genome shotgun sequence.
TAAAATCCATGCACAACATAAAGATTTTAGCTCTGGGTGCATTTTATAGTAAACACCAAAGCAGGTTTCAGAGAAAACACATATCTTCTCCTTATATGGTCAAGCTGTAAGTCTCAGTGAATACACTACTGGGGATCTTATTCTGCTCCTATGTAACATGAATAATGGGACTTGAGCTATTTGTGAAAATTTCAAAGATGGTCTAAAAATTGAACAAAGATGCCCAAGTACACGACTGAATGTCCCTGAAGAAAAACTCCAGCCTCTAAACTCTGAGGATTTAAAAATTCCCTGTTCATAAAGCAACCGTGTGACTTCTTTGGGAGGCTACATCCCAACACACTAGCTGACATGGCTGTGAGCGAAGCCCGAGTGCCTGGGAGCAGAACTGAGCCCACAGCTGGAGGCCGGGTGCCACAGTGCTGCCTCCTCCctgaagccagcacagctgcaccactgaaaatgaagacagaCGCTGAAGACATGTTTTTTTACTCTTACCCATCACCACAGGCTATTATTCTTGTGCCTTTAAAATTGCTAACTCAACGCCCCTCACCTTGTTACGTGAActctttgaaataaaacacagtaaaattaaagaaaacaagggaCTAAATCCCAGGATTGAGTTTTCACTCAGGCAAAATCCTACATTTCTGTCAGCATGAGGAATTATTAATGTGTGAGACCATAGGTCAAAGGGCCATGTTAAACTCATCCTAaaatgggaaaggcagagaaaaagttgagacaaagaaaacatgaagcGACGTCTGAAAACTTGGGCTCATTGCTCCAGACATCCCTAAGTGTAACAGTAGTGACTTttgcttttgaggaaaaaaaagtcatccaaCAGATACTGtccctcccccagcagcagcagacaaaGCAGAAAATGTGGCTTTCTGGCCGCTGGCAcaggaaaaagaagcaggaaagcTATTGTAGGTTTACTACATCTGACACACTGCTTCCACAGGCAAAGTGTACTTTGTCTATACCTGGTATCAGTTCTGCTTGTGTTAAAAGTCAGCACCTCAACAAAAAAAGTGCGAGGGCATTTTCAACAAGCCCTCTGCTAAACTTCTCTTCATCGTGCAAGACAAAGGAGCATGAGTTTCAGCATAGGCTATAATCTGATTATGTACTCAGGGTAGCATGTATTCTGGTTAATAGCCTGCGCTCAAGATAATTTTCGAGCATCTTCAGTTCTGCTGTACTAGCTTGGTTATGGCACACCCATTTTGCTATGTCCACATAAATTTGGTAACAAGAAGGAATAACAGCACTGCTGCCACTGTAATCAACGCAACCACAACATCAGATTCCTGAATGATGTACACCTTGATAATCTTGGCAAATACATCTCAGGAGTGGATACATAAGTCGGGAAATGGGCAGAAGGGACTACAAACTCTATCTTCTCTTACAATTGTGCACTTCTGCAATAGTATATAACTTCGTGGAGAAGCAGAGCCAACAAAGTGTTATGTCATGTCACTTCTCCAAGGTTACATTGGAAATCGGTGGCAGATACTTTAGATGTTTACTTTAAATAGAGCCACTGTAATTTTCCCCATAGGCAACTGCATGTGTAATGGCAAAAGTTGGGTTTGAATATCACTTCCCCTGGCATTAAATCAGAGACAGAAATGTAAGCCAATGAGAATTACGTCCCTGATACTGATGCCTTTAGAAGTCTCCTACTCACCTATCAAATTCTGGGGTGATTAAGGAGAAGGGCATCTAATACCCTAAAGCTCTGCTTGTTTTTGTAAACAACTCCCAAAGTTCATGTGCAGTTCATCTCTTTTTATAACACATATTTAGACAGCCATGTTTTTGGCAATTTTCTATTTTCCAACTGCCAGGCATATTTCTGCACTATAGCACCTGCTCTCTTCTAGTTTTGATCCTGAAGCACTGGTGACATGTGTCAGCAGACACTTATTCTATCTCTAACTGGAGCTTCAGGCATGGATATTTTTGGCTGAAAGAAATATCTCTGATCCTGGAGAAGATGATCATTCTAGTATCATGGGAATTTTTCAgtaacagtaaagaaaatatttgtagaggTATTTTGTCAGGGAATTCAGAGACGACTCTATATAGGAAacaaatttgatttaatttatcGGGttgcattaaaggaaaaaatgcaccTATTTTCTAAATGACATAAAAATTCATTGGCTTTACTGCTGATTTACACAAGTGTAAAAATGTCAGAATTAGACCTATAGATGCAGTATCTCTTCCTTCTGAAAGAACATGGAATAAATTCCCTGGGAACATGGGAAAGAGAAAtttaatctttcagaaaaatgtaaaattaaggcAATTTCAGGGTTTAAATTCAATGACATTTTTGCCAGAACATTAGTATTTCACCAGAATATTCCAAAATGGGAACTGTGAATCTGCTATTGGTTTAAGTGAGATTTGAACTGATAGGCAACCTGGCATATCCAGCTTGCTGCcacataaaagcaaaatcttaTATTCTCATTATTGCTCTTCAGAATTAGATGCTATGCGGCAGACAATCTAGTGAATCAGCAGTGTTttgcctggctctgctctgcctgagGCCCACACACTCCTGCCAGAGGGTGTGGACCTGTTTGGCTGCATTTACTCACTCACCTGTGAGGTGGACTTTGCCCACCAGGCCAGTAGCTGAGTGGGGAGAATGTGCTTGTTTTCTTGGCAGGTATAATTATTGCATTTCTTAGTGAGCCCAACTTATCTCAATTCAGCAAGACAGAACACTTACTTATTTGGCTAGATGTTATCTTCTGGCTATGGACAGATGTCCATACTGATTTTATTAGCTTTCTCAGCAGcttgtaaaataatgaaaaatggagGGCTGTGAACTTCTCTGCAATATCTGGTGCGAATAAGTGGCTCCCATCATTCCCTTCAAGCTGAATGCAGGACATGAAAACTGCATCTCATTTCTCACTAAAATTTCTCTGTACTGAGGTTTGCAGGGGTCCTCACCGTTCCCCTTGCTCATCACAGATTCAAAGACTGTGGGGAGCTTCCAGAATGATTGTGTGTGCTTTAGTATGCTTTAATTTCAGACTGTAGCATGTACAATAGCTCTCTAAATGTCTTAAAAGGTCTCACCTTTGAATTGATTTGTTGATGCCTGACAGAATGAGGATGAGGAAAGCTCCAGCTATATGCAAGAAAAAACACTGTGAGAAATCAATGGGGTTATAAATGCCGTCCTGTACAGAGGTTATCTCCACCTTTTCTCAAGAGGTTCATCCTCACCTTTTCTTGgaaatcagaaagaagcaaatCTTTCCCAATTACTTCTAAGATGTATTCAATGTATGAACTCAGTGTATTAAACTTTCTACTACTTTACAGTAGTACCATTACTGATACACTTGGTGTAAATCAAACCCTCTCTACTCATCTTTATTACATACAGGGCTGAGAAAGGTGTAGACAAGTGTGGGGTAAAATCTGAAAATCCAGAACTTCAGAGTTAAGtatgattttttctcttttatgggATTGAGCCCATAACATTTAACAAAAcccaaataatcttttcttcccccaagggagacagcaaaacagaaagaaactcaAAAATTCAGCCTCATGCTAAGATTTGATATGGCAAGTTTAAGCCTCAAATTATTATACTTTTAATGTCCGAATTGCAaatccatggggaaaaaaatattctcaagCAGTTGCTGAAAAATTTCTTACAGCAGTTgctgagagaaaagcagcaaaaaggccTTTTCCCAGTATTTGAGAACTATCTTTACAGTTACAGAAATTCACTGTGAAGGGATGATATGCTTGACCATATCTTGCCATAATAGCTTCTAATATGTGGAACTTAACTTTTAGGCAACTGAGCATAAATTACAGCAGCTTAGAAACTCCTCATATTACTTTGGGCCTGACTTTCTCTTTAATTAGGACACCAGGCAAGGCTATCTATTAATCTGACATATATTGATTATAATTTTCTTTAGACATATCTTGCTaactacaaaataaataatgacaaCATCTCCTGGTAGGAATAAGTATTTGGACTAAACTAAGGTGAAGTGATTTAACTGATCAAGGCTACTACACCTGCAGAGTATGCTGAGGAAAAGCTAGacaaacaaggagaaaaacaCAAACTTTGCTTAATACTGAATATTGTGAgtttactattttttttgttctcataaaATAAGTTTTATTGCCCAACCTCTGCTTCCTTCTGAGAGGTTTCCCTCAAAACAGTGTCTCTCTGCTACTTCAGGTAGCAGAGCATAACCCAGGTGTGGAGATGAACTGTTCTCACTGGGGAATGGGTTAAGTGAACAGAGTGCTAGCATGATAAACCAAAGGGAATCATTACTGCCAGCTAGAAAAACAGCTGCTTTATTTATTACCGTTATTTATGACTAGATTTTTTATCCTGGCATCTGCACAAAAAAATTTCATTGATACACTTACTTGTAAATGATCACCTTTGGAGAATTCACATTTGTGCGACCCAGTGGTTTCAACATAGGCTGAATAGAAAACTAAGCTCCATTGGGCATTTCAGATGAGGTTTTCATAGTGGGAGATCTACTGTTTGTAGGAACTGCCTAAGTTCAGTGTGATAGGAAGATCATGAGTCGCCTGCGCTCTCAGTGCAGCCCCTCATAGGCAAGACAGGAATATTCAGTGACTATCGATGCACACCTATGTACATAAGCTTCCCTCACCTGTGGCCGCTCACTACCAACAGCATGGTTCGACGGGGTCACTCAGCAAGCCAAGAGTTACCATGTTCATTCAAAACTTGGTCTGAAACCTGGAGAGAGAATTCAGAGCCCTGGCGGCTACAGACTGGAAAATGTTATCTGATAAACTAGGTTGTTAGAAAAAGATATTTGACATCAGACAAGGTGACTAGCATCACTTTCTTCAGTTCAAGTCAGACCATAGCGTGGCCATTTATCTAGAGCACAGAGAGAATGCAGCCAGCCTACATCTCTCAAAAGACTCCTCGCATACTCTGATACCTCCTCCTCATTTATCTCACTCTCAGGGGCTCCAGCTCCTTGCCACATTTCCAGATACAGTGCTCTATATACCAACCATTCTGATTTTGTCCCCTCTGTGGTGTCTAATCCACATAATacagtgctgaaaaaaattatcatcacAATCATGCAAAATTTATACAAGCTGTGACATACACAGAATACACATTGAATGTGGTTTTACTATTCATATGTGGCTAGAATACAAATTCTTTTTCTGGGagtgggaagaggaaaggaacagACTCTTCACACCCACTCTGCAtatttctgttttgcatctgATTTGGTGCAAATTAATGAATATTAAATTGGTTCCAGTCACTCAGgaaatttttattcaaaaatgATAAAACCAGACTAagtaaaaaatactattttctgtttgcttaccTGGAACACCATGGTGAGCAGGTTTCCTATTCAACTGGGTGactttttggtatgtttttttgcagtttttttggtttggtttggttttggcaaACAAGTAGTCTTCAGTGTTTTTACAgcagtggctattacagaaactaTGTCTCTTGCACTTCTTATCTTGGAGGGTggacaaaataaacaaactgaaaataatactACAATGAACAGTAAATGATGAATGGCTTACAGTacaaaaaacagtgtaaaaaggAAGACAAGTTTAAATATAGTTGTGTATGAAAGGGATGAAAATAATACAAGGATGAGAATAAGTAAAATGATAGGCTGGAACATCTGGGAAAGTAAATACAAAGACAAAGAGAACAGTCAATTAATGGATAGCAAGTCCAGAGTTTCAACAAAATAAATAGTGAATCAGACTATGCTTGTGGAGGGACCAAGTGTCCatctcccattgacttcagtaggagtTCTGCATGGTCAAGCCCTGAAATGTCCAATTTAATTATTGCTGTTACTTCTTTAGAGAAAATACTAAATAGTTTGCTTTAAATTTGTATAAGCCCATGCAGCGCTCTGCCTTTAAGCTAATGGGAGCTCTACAAGCTCAGAGCTATTGCCAGATCAGAAAGTGAGCATGCTAAATGCCGTTTCTGTTTGATTTCATGCAATACATGTAGAGTAATTGATTAGCTTTAAACTCACTGCGTCTGTGACTTTCTGATACAAGGAAACAAAAGACTAATTAGTCAGCATAGGAATAAGAAATAATAGCTTTCAGCTTCACCTTGCAACTGCTTCGACTGTAAACTAGCAGGACAGCACAAAGTAAATTAACACAGCAAGAGACTTACTAAAACATTGGATAATACCATGAGCAATAACAAGATTTGCCAACTATAGCAATTGCATGATAAGGTAAGGGTaggtaattttcatttttcatggcaAAAGATCTTGAGTTAGCAAGGAATTAACTCCCCAAAACCTCTCTGGAACAATTCTGCATAGAAATGAACTACAGAAAAGATACTCATCACTGCTGCATTTAAGCAGTGACCTATAGGCCTTCAACAAGATACAATCAGTTACAGCAATTCCAATATTCACACTACCATGTGGCTCTGTGACTCTGTAAAGTAGATCTGcatggtttatttttctctgtggtttGTCATATTCCCTATAATTTTGGAAATTTAATGTTTCCTCCTGTTTAAAattaatcagattttctttttattcatttagCAGGAACCCAACCACTAAGAAAACAATCAAGTTAATTTACGTGCCAAAAATACTGTCTGCACTGCCTTTACTGGCAATGAAGGCACAACTCTGGCAAATGCAGTTGCAAAGCCAGAAAGGAGTAAAATCTTCCACCTCCTAGATCataattcatttacattttcaggaGACTAGACTTACTCACTGTTTGCAAACAACCCCATTGGTAGAACAAGGTTTCATCTGGCCAAATgaggatttaaaataatttaagaaatagCAATTTTTGTCCACTGTCTAGAATAAAGAATTTTCATGTGCCATACATCCAATTTGAGGCTTAATTCACTTGGCAGAGCCTTTTTACCTGTAGGCCGTAATAAGTAAAAGTCTACCTGACTCACTGACAAAGGTTCATCTGCACTTCGATCATCAGAAGACTTTGGAACTTCGAGTCTGTCAATGAAAGCCTGGAGCTCTTTCCTGAAGGCCTTCATCTGTGCGTTGATCCGGTAAAGAAGCTCATGCTCGCGTATTCTGCTGCCATCGTCTTCCTCATCCATCAGTCCAAAGAGGTCCCCATTAGCTACATAAATTCTCGCCTCTGTTATGATGGTGCTCGTGTCAGAAATTAAGCGATCTATTGTCTTGCCCAGCCGCTCAGCTTCAGAGCGAATGTCTTTCATCTGCTGCCTGTCAGTGAAGCTTTTTTGCCACCCAGATGGTGTCGGATAAAAAGACCTCGTGGGTGTCAGGCACCGAATGTTACGCACCTCTTCCGAGTCACTTTCCCCACCGATAGGGCCTTCCCTTTTGCGGTGAGGGGGGCGGGAATCATCATcgctctctttttttcctgcatcacTTTCTGCATCACTGTCTCTGGGGCTGCCACGGATCCCAAGATGAGAGGCCAAGTCATAGCGCTGCATGTTGGACATTAAGACTCTGTTCTCGTACTGGAGTTGCATGACTTTGCCACTCAACTCATTGATCTGCATTCGTGCAGCTTTTAGTTCCTCCTGTAACGCTTCTGTCTTGGCATTATCATGATGCCTAGAGCTCTCATGGGCCCCAGACTTGTACTTGTATTTGTTCAGCTCAGCTGTTATGCGCTTGTTTTGTTCTTCCAAATCAGCTAAATTTCTCCTCAGCAATTCTGTTTCATCTTCTACTAGCTGCAAATGCTGTCGTAATTCTGAAAGGGATTCACTCTGCTCTCCCAGGAGCGGATTAGCGGTCCCTGAGAAATCATCTCCTCTTAAATCATCAAGCTCTGCTTTCAGACCTCTATTTTCTACTTCTAGTTCCACTATTTTCCTCCCAAGAATGTTAGCTTCCTCCTCCACAAGTCTCAATCGAAGCTTGAGTTCAGCTTCTCTTGTGGTAGGTGGCCCACCTGCTTCACCTTTTGGCAAAGGACTGTCCAAATCCCCATAAAATGATCGATATTTTTGCAGCTCATGTTCAAATCTGTCTTTCTCTTTATCAATCTTAGccattttcttcctcatcaaGGCTGCTTCTTCTTTGACAAACTGTAGCTGGCATTTCAGGTCTTCATTGTCCtccttagaaaaaagaaaaagtggtatTTGAAGAAACTTGATGCAAAACAGGAGGCCTCCAGTGGATGGTCTTAAATTACAAGATTAACAATCACAGGTACATTGCTTTAGATACTAAGAGATTTTCCTGAAATCATTTTTTCACTGATAATAAAtcaaagagagggaaataaatacttaaaagaggggaaaatactATTTTACTTGCAACTAAAGTTTGCACAGTCCCCAGAAAGTATGTTGCGGGCAGGTGGGCTTGTAAAAAATCACTTGCATTTTCTAGGCTTACAACACTGTAATAGACTTCACAGTGTTCAAAAGTCCTAAAGTCAGCACACAAAGGACATATAATCTTGTTTCACTGGTGCTCCCATTTAATTATTTTGCCTAAAATATAGAGTACATGAAAGCTGGTGCGTTCTGTTGCAGCACCAGCAGTTTGTTTAGTTGGTCCTTGACATAGTGTTGTCTGACTGCAGATCTAGGGTAAGAGCTCTTCGTTTCACaacacacaggaaaacaaagagcaaagcaaacaagcaagcaaagtGCAAATCTACAAATCATGTATATCATTTCCATAGTGTCCCTGAAGCCTCAACATGAGAATCCAGGCTACAGCTATTACAACATACCTCTGTTGGTGTctgctgtgactttttttctgattttggtaTGTCTTTGCTCCCTCTTCTTTTCAGTGATTGCTGCAACAACAAAATGAGATGCACTGAATATTTCACTAAAGAAGTATATAATTcatatttcattcattttaaaacatagCAAGTCAAATGCAATTataaaggaattaatttcttGTAATCCTTGAGGTACCAAATACAGAGGGGAGACACAGTTGCCCAAAAATGACACAGCAATGTTATACAAGTAGAGTATTGGTTTAATCAGTATTAGTTTAATCAGTCTGCTACCTTTTTTATTCAACACATTTTAAGACTAATGCATAATGACTGTTCAACACATAACAAGAGAGGTAAGAAAGCAGGTATCCCAAATGGTAActtacagatgggaaaactgaggcaagCAGTGAAACCCAGCTTGCTCATGTGATATTAGCCCTAATGGGACCAAGGCACTTAAAGATGCATCTAACCAGGCGTGTAGCCTTAGCTTTTGTGGTAGGCAAGCTATATAAAACAGTGTCACTGAGATCCCATCAGCTGACTTGAGTGTACATCTACAAGCACACCTTTCTCTCTGTCTCACGCACAGGCTTCAAGCTCGAAGTGTATTTGGTCACAACTCTGTAGGTGTACGCTGCAGACAAACTCTGTGCAGACAAACTCACACATA
Proteins encoded in this region:
- the MTCL3 gene encoding microtubule cross-linking factor 3 gives rise to the protein MSQPPGGGAAAEPRLHPEGSSGRKQPRASSPARARDNPPRPPPAAAAAAASRAPAAAAKASSARPSPGQAPRAARGRAADRPPRGAGPPGAVQPGAGAEPPPLAAAGKAAAEEPPPRAAEPAAPRAAEEAPPAGGGGGGGGEREREREREGAGAPQPPPPPKQWRGKAGRSPLKGAGEAASAPPSSSGAGKGRGAAGGGGVYWKEGCLQSELIQFHLRKGLAAAAQMQTKGSNHSGSGSASSASSSASAAAAPAEPPPAASASSPSAMAAAGAEGLRQGEAGGGGRSGAPEGALSPQLQEEMQEEMEKLREENESLKNEIDELRTEMDEMRDSFFEEDACQLQEMRHELERANKNCRILQYRLRKAERKRLRYAQTGEIDGELLRSMEQDLKVAKDVSVRLHHELENVEEKRTVTEDENEKLRQQLIEVEIAKQALQNELEKMKEQSLKRRGSKDIPKSEKKSQQTPTEEDNEDLKCQLQFVKEEAALMRKKMAKIDKEKDRFEHELQKYRSFYGDLDSPLPKGEAGGPPTTREAELKLRLRLVEEEANILGRKIVELEVENRGLKAELDDLRGDDFSGTANPLLGEQSESLSELRQHLQLVEDETELLRRNLADLEEQNKRITAELNKYKYKSGAHESSRHHDNAKTEALQEELKAARMQINELSGKVMQLQYENRVLMSNMQRYDLASHLGIRGSPRDSDAESDAGKKESDDDSRPPHRKREGPIGGESDSEEVRNIRCLTPTRSFYPTPSGWQKSFTDRQQMKDIRSEAERLGKTIDRLISDTSTIITEARIYVANGDLFGLMDEEDDGSRIREHELLYRINAQMKAFRKELQAFIDRLEVPKSSDDRSADEPLSVSQKVTDAMFQPIILLILILVLFSSLSYTTIFKLVFLFTLFFVL